TCTTGGTATTGTGTTTGAAGTCGCGGAGCGTCGGCCATAGCTCAAGGAGTGAAAGCTCAGAATTCGCGCCGCGGCACCCAAAGTAGCTTGGCGACCGCAGACGTTGAAAATCGATGATGCACAAGCGGAGTTCCTGCTGCACGGGCGATTCACGCCGTGCAGCGCGTCGGACTAGTCGTCGAGCTCTTCGCCCGTCGTTTTGGCGTATCGCACCCAGCGGGACCGTCCGGTGTCCGGATCCTCTACCTTTTTCCGCCCGATCCGCGTGGCGTCTCCGTTGCTGTCGATCGGGTTGACGTTGGAGACGTGAATCGGGGCTTCCCGCTCGGTACGCCCGCCCTCTCGGTTGGACCGGCTCGGCTTTTCGTGGAAAACGCGTACGTTCACGCCTTCCACAATCACCCGTCGCTCGTCGGGAAATACCTTTAGAACCTTCCCCACGTAACCGGACTCCCGGTCTTCGCCGGCAGATTTGGCGGACGTGACGGTCTTGTTAAGCATGACCATGTCGCCCTGCTTGACGTGTAGCTTGTTTTGAGCCATG
This is a stretch of genomic DNA from Salinibacter grassmerensis. It encodes these proteins:
- the rplX gene encoding 50S ribosomal protein L24, yielding MAQNKLHVKQGDMVMLNKTVTSAKSAGEDRESGYVGKVLKVFPDERRVIVEGVNVRVFHEKPSRSNREGGRTEREAPIHVSNVNPIDSNGDATRIGRKKVEDPDTGRSRWVRYAKTTGEELDD